A single window of Rubripirellula lacrimiformis DNA harbors:
- a CDS encoding ATP synthase subunit I, translating into MNEITNTAVPLVAGLILGAIFFGGLWWTIRGGLTSDHPASWFLVSHFARMAVTLAGFYFVADGQWQRVLVCLAGFLIARVIVTRLTRIEESSGPRLGKESDHASESG; encoded by the coding sequence ATGAATGAGATTACAAACACCGCAGTGCCGCTCGTGGCGGGATTGATCCTCGGTGCGATTTTCTTTGGCGGGTTATGGTGGACCATTCGTGGTGGCCTGACCTCGGATCACCCTGCGTCTTGGTTCCTAGTCAGCCATTTTGCACGAATGGCTGTGACATTGGCGGGTTTCTACTTTGTCGCCGACGGACAGTGGCAACGAGTACTCGTTTGTCTTGCCGGATTCTTGATCGCCCGAGTGATCGTGACTCGGTTGACGCGAATCGAAGAATCGTCGGGGCCACGTCTTGGAAAGGAGAGCGACCATGCGTCTGAGTCCGGATGA
- the atpD gene encoding F0F1 ATP synthase subunit beta, giving the protein MSDPTSTEASQPRSHFGTVVAVRGSVVDVGFTERLPAIHTMLRTGPNDEIAIEVLAQLNAHLVRGIALTPTQGLARGMQVTDTGAPLLAPVGKPILSRMLDVFGNTIDRGEPLEDVQWRSVHQSPPALVRRSTKSEVFETGIKAIDVLLPLERGGKAGLFGGAGVGKTVLLAELIHNMVGHQEGTSIFCGIGERCREGEELYREMKSAGVLDNMVMIFGQMNEPPGSRFRVGHAALTMAEYFRDEEHHDVLLLIDNIFRFIQAGMEVSGLMGQMPSRLGYQPTMGTELSGLEERIANTDSGAITSIQAVYVPADDFTDPAAVHTFSHLSASIVLSRQRASEGLFPAIDPLQSNSKMATPGIVGEQHYELAQQIRRTLAQYDDLKDIIAMLGLEQLSLDDQNVVARARRLERFLTQPFFTTEQFTGLKGKSVSLEDSLDGCRRILNDEFKDFPEKSLYMIGKIDEARMPSESNPDTDKETPHANTSTHDA; this is encoded by the coding sequence ATGTCCGATCCAACCTCGACCGAAGCCTCGCAACCGAGATCTCATTTCGGGACGGTGGTCGCGGTGCGCGGCAGCGTCGTCGACGTGGGATTTACCGAGCGGTTGCCTGCGATCCATACGATGCTGCGAACGGGTCCCAATGACGAGATCGCGATCGAAGTGCTGGCGCAACTGAATGCCCATCTGGTGCGTGGGATTGCACTAACACCCACGCAGGGGTTGGCCCGTGGGATGCAAGTGACCGACACCGGAGCTCCCTTGCTGGCTCCTGTGGGCAAACCGATCCTGTCGCGGATGTTGGACGTTTTCGGCAATACGATTGATCGTGGTGAGCCCTTGGAAGACGTCCAATGGCGAAGCGTGCACCAATCGCCACCTGCACTGGTCCGCCGATCGACAAAATCGGAGGTGTTCGAAACGGGGATCAAAGCGATCGACGTACTGTTGCCCTTGGAACGCGGTGGCAAGGCGGGGCTGTTCGGCGGCGCCGGAGTTGGCAAGACGGTGCTATTGGCCGAATTGATCCATAACATGGTCGGGCACCAGGAGGGGACAAGTATCTTCTGTGGCATCGGGGAACGCTGTCGCGAAGGTGAAGAACTCTATCGCGAAATGAAATCCGCCGGTGTCCTCGACAACATGGTGATGATTTTCGGTCAGATGAACGAACCGCCGGGCAGCCGGTTTCGTGTTGGCCATGCAGCACTGACGATGGCCGAGTACTTCCGGGACGAAGAACATCACGACGTGTTGCTGTTGATCGACAACATTTTTCGCTTTATCCAAGCCGGCATGGAAGTCTCGGGGTTGATGGGCCAAATGCCATCGCGTTTGGGCTACCAACCGACGATGGGAACCGAGCTTTCCGGTTTGGAAGAGCGGATCGCCAACACGGATTCCGGTGCCATCACGTCGATCCAAGCGGTGTACGTTCCTGCCGACGACTTTACCGATCCCGCCGCAGTCCACACGTTCTCGCACTTGTCGGCTTCGATCGTGCTGTCACGCCAACGAGCGAGTGAGGGTTTGTTTCCGGCGATTGACCCACTGCAGTCCAATTCCAAGATGGCGACACCGGGAATCGTTGGCGAGCAACACTACGAATTGGCACAGCAGATCCGACGCACACTGGCCCAATACGACGACCTAAAAGACATCATCGCGATGTTGGGTCTGGAACAACTATCGCTGGATGATCAAAACGTCGTCGCCCGCGCCAGACGGCTAGAGCGATTCCTGACTCAACCGTTTTTCACCACCGAGCAGTTCACCGGGTTGAAAGGGAAATCGGTCAGTTTGGAAGATTCGCTGGACGGGTGTAGGCGGATATTGAACGACGAGTTCAAAGACTTTCCGGAAAAGTCTCTGTACATGATCGGTAAGATCGACGAAGCCAGAATGCCCAGCGAATCGAATCCGGACACCGACAAGGAGACGCCGCATGCCAACACCAGCACGCATGACGCTTAA
- a CDS encoding F0F1 ATP synthase subunit delta: MLIDWFTVGAQTINFLVLVWLLKRFLYKPILDAIEERENRIASELAYADKQKQEAKQERDEFTKKNEEFDQQRSALLSEATEDVKAKRLRLLDEARIEADGLRAKRQESLKRELASLRSEITRRTQAEVFAIARHALTDLADADLESRMCEVFLARLRSVDDDVKQTVRQCKLSDSDPAVVRTALQLSAPQHDAIEDTIHEVFSSEMPVRFETDAEIASGIELTLGGQRIAWSIGDYLTSLQNSVDQLLDDDSPQADNVQASVVQ, encoded by the coding sequence ATGCTCATCGATTGGTTCACCGTCGGTGCGCAGACGATCAACTTTTTGGTCTTGGTCTGGCTACTGAAACGTTTTCTCTACAAACCCATCCTGGATGCGATCGAAGAACGTGAAAATCGAATCGCAAGCGAACTCGCCTACGCCGACAAGCAAAAGCAAGAAGCCAAGCAGGAACGGGACGAGTTCACAAAGAAAAACGAAGAGTTTGACCAACAGCGAAGCGCATTGCTGAGCGAGGCGACTGAAGACGTCAAGGCGAAGCGATTGCGGTTGCTTGACGAGGCCCGAATCGAGGCGGATGGCCTGCGCGCGAAAAGACAGGAATCGCTGAAACGCGAACTAGCCAGTTTACGATCCGAAATCACACGGCGGACTCAGGCGGAAGTGTTTGCGATCGCACGACATGCCTTGACGGACTTAGCCGATGCCGATCTGGAAAGTCGAATGTGTGAAGTGTTCCTCGCTCGCCTTCGATCGGTTGACGATGACGTGAAGCAAACGGTTCGTCAGTGCAAACTGTCAGATTCGGATCCTGCCGTTGTTCGCACCGCTCTGCAGCTATCCGCACCGCAACACGATGCCATTGAAGACACGATCCATGAAGTGTTTTCAAGCGAGATGCCGGTGCGATTTGAAACCGATGCCGAAATCGCCAGCGGGATTGAGTTGACGCTTGGCGGCCAAAGGATCGCCTGGAGCATTGGTGACTATCTGACATCGCTTCAGAACAGCGTTGATCAACTGCTCGACGACGATTCACCACAGGCGGATAATGTGCAAGCGAGTGTCGTCCAATGA
- a CDS encoding F0F1 ATP synthase subunit epsilon produces MPTPARMTLKILLPFQVLVQRTDVTRVVVETQSGSFGLLPHRLDCVAAITPGILVYETEDAGEAFVAVDEGAIVKTGWNVVVSVRNAIEGVELSELRDAVQSEFLTLNEQEQDVHAVLARMEGDFIRRIAQFHNE; encoded by the coding sequence ATGCCAACACCAGCACGCATGACGCTTAAGATCCTGTTGCCGTTTCAAGTGCTCGTCCAGCGTACCGATGTAACGCGAGTGGTCGTGGAAACTCAGTCTGGTTCCTTTGGACTGTTGCCACATCGACTCGACTGCGTAGCCGCCATCACGCCGGGGATCCTGGTCTACGAAACCGAAGACGCAGGCGAGGCGTTTGTGGCGGTGGATGAGGGCGCGATCGTGAAGACCGGATGGAACGTCGTGGTATCGGTGCGCAACGCGATCGAGGGCGTGGAATTGAGTGAACTTCGTGACGCCGTGCAGAGTGAATTTTTAACACTGAATGAACAAGAGCAAGACGTTCACGCCGTTCTGGCCAGGATGGAAGGCGATTTCATTCGGCGAATTGCGCAGTTTCATAATGAATAG
- a CDS encoding alternate F1F0 ATPase, F1 subunit alpha has product MNDPHGFMQVTFERSFQRISRGRQSFSPKLRPHEVGTLLSVSTGIAQVTGLPGIGYDEILTFRNGTLGIAFNVDADEIGVVLLGDYSTLQAGAEVHRTGRVMDVAVGDELLGRVVDPLGSPLDGRAPIISNDRKAVERPAASIMDRAPVTVPLQTGLKVVDALIPIGRGQRELILGDRQTGKTAIAIDTILNQRDQDVVCVYCAIGQRASTVAKVVATLKEQDAMDYCVVVVAEGNDPPGLSYIAPYAATTIAEHFMEQGRDVLIVYDDLTHHARAYRELSLLLRRPPGREAFPGDIFYLHARLLERSTHLRPELGGGSLTALPIIETEAQDISAYIPTNLISITDGQIYLSPSLFELGILPAVDVGKSVSRVGGKAQLAAYRAVAGDLKLAYAQFEELETFSKFGARVDESSRKLIEHGRRIRACLQQAEHSPVSVPAQVMVLLALTDGLFDQVPMDQMPSAEAAIRVAAASLPSVIQERFQTADSLSDADRGAILKAARDTLQLFQPHDKTLPPSQGATT; this is encoded by the coding sequence ATGAACGATCCGCACGGCTTCATGCAAGTCACCTTCGAGCGATCATTCCAGCGGATTTCTCGTGGTCGTCAGTCATTTTCGCCAAAGCTGCGGCCGCACGAGGTCGGGACGCTGTTGAGTGTCTCGACGGGTATCGCTCAGGTCACCGGATTGCCGGGGATTGGGTACGACGAGATTCTGACGTTTCGCAACGGCACGCTTGGCATTGCCTTCAATGTCGATGCCGATGAAATCGGTGTCGTGCTGCTCGGGGACTACTCGACACTTCAAGCCGGTGCGGAAGTGCACCGAACGGGCCGCGTCATGGACGTGGCGGTCGGCGACGAACTACTCGGCCGCGTGGTCGACCCGCTTGGAAGTCCGTTGGATGGACGGGCACCGATCATTTCGAACGATCGCAAGGCTGTGGAGCGGCCGGCGGCTTCGATCATGGACCGTGCCCCCGTCACGGTGCCGCTGCAGACCGGGCTGAAAGTGGTTGACGCATTGATTCCGATCGGCCGTGGCCAACGTGAATTGATTTTGGGAGATCGGCAGACGGGCAAGACCGCGATCGCGATCGACACGATCCTGAACCAACGCGACCAGGATGTCGTTTGTGTCTACTGCGCGATTGGTCAGCGTGCATCGACCGTTGCAAAAGTGGTTGCGACTTTGAAGGAACAAGATGCGATGGACTACTGCGTCGTCGTCGTCGCCGAAGGAAACGATCCACCGGGCTTGTCCTACATCGCACCCTACGCGGCAACCACTATCGCAGAGCACTTCATGGAACAGGGCCGCGATGTGCTGATTGTCTATGACGACCTGACGCACCACGCTCGCGCCTATCGAGAATTATCGTTGCTGCTGCGGCGTCCGCCCGGTCGCGAAGCTTTTCCCGGTGATATTTTCTATCTGCACGCACGCCTACTGGAACGGTCCACTCACCTGCGCCCGGAACTTGGCGGCGGATCGCTGACGGCACTTCCGATCATCGAAACAGAGGCCCAAGACATTTCCGCGTACATCCCAACCAATCTGATTTCGATCACCGATGGGCAGATCTATCTATCACCGTCGCTGTTTGAGTTAGGAATTTTGCCAGCCGTCGACGTCGGCAAGTCGGTGTCACGGGTCGGCGGCAAAGCACAACTCGCTGCCTACCGTGCAGTCGCAGGTGACCTGAAATTGGCGTACGCGCAATTCGAGGAACTCGAGACCTTTTCCAAATTTGGCGCTCGAGTCGATGAATCAAGTCGCAAACTGATTGAGCATGGCCGCCGCATCCGGGCTTGTCTTCAACAAGCCGAACATTCGCCCGTGTCCGTGCCGGCGCAGGTGATGGTGCTGTTGGCGTTGACCGACGGTCTGTTTGATCAGGTTCCCATGGATCAGATGCCCAGTGCGGAAGCTGCCATTCGAGTCGCCGCGGCAAGCCTTCCCAGCGTGATCCAGGAACGTTTTCAAACTGCGGATTCGCTGAGTGATGCCGATCGCGGCGCGATCCTGAAAGCCGCCCGCGATACGCTGCAGTTGTTTCAGCCACATGACAAGACGCTTCCGCCGAGTCAGGGAGCGACCACGTGA
- a CDS encoding F0F1 ATP synthase subunit A, which produces MRLSPDEIIFWQSGIIKLNGTIVFTWGIMLVLTVGSLLITRTLSTEIKRTRWQNLLEIIVTGIVGQIESIGLRKPRKYLGFIGTLFLFVATASLFTIVPGYEPPTGSLSTTCALALCVFVAVPMFGIEDQGVVGYMKSYLQPTFIMLPFNLISEVSRTLALAIRLFGNMMSGAMIVGILLSITPLLFPIVMTLLGLLTGMVQAYIFSILAAVYIAAATRVRQPKVETPSATTTA; this is translated from the coding sequence ATGCGTCTGAGTCCGGATGAAATCATTTTTTGGCAGTCGGGCATCATCAAGCTGAACGGCACGATTGTCTTTACTTGGGGCATCATGTTGGTGCTTACCGTCGGATCGCTGTTGATCACTCGGACGTTGTCGACCGAAATCAAACGTACTCGCTGGCAAAACCTGCTAGAGATCATTGTGACTGGAATCGTGGGGCAAATCGAAAGCATTGGCCTTCGCAAACCCCGGAAATACCTGGGGTTCATCGGGACACTCTTCCTGTTTGTGGCCACCGCAAGTCTGTTCACCATCGTGCCGGGTTATGAACCGCCGACGGGGTCACTTTCGACCACCTGTGCGCTGGCACTATGCGTGTTTGTCGCTGTCCCGATGTTTGGAATCGAAGACCAGGGGGTCGTCGGTTACATGAAATCCTATCTTCAACCGACGTTCATCATGCTGCCCTTCAATCTGATCAGCGAAGTTTCTCGGACGCTGGCACTGGCCATTCGATTGTTCGGCAACATGATGAGCGGAGCGATGATTGTCGGCATCTTGCTTTCCATCACCCCGCTGCTTTTCCCGATCGTGATGACTCTGCTAGGACTGCTGACCGGGATGGTCCAGGCATACATTTTTAGCATTTTGGCAGCGGTCTACATTGCTGCGGCGACACGCGTTCGCCAGCCAAAGGTCGAAACGCCATCCGCTACCACAACCGCTTAA
- a CDS encoding FG-GAP-like repeat-containing protein, translating to MLLPTPRCRIGKLACLFFVVFPLALTGCRDHSHASSNEAFGPGTVDIDQNLEAAITAWRSGDHQQAGKRLKQILIVSPTHADALFMLGRTQAAQGKIETAIDTVSEIPPGRSEVAIAALGQSANWFIQLGRYQEAESHLRALIEVDNDSFVAHRRLAELLNNQGLRSQAIPHMRSLARIGQPTEYELYGMTTFRNPFTHFIASEGNDEIRTVGLGIARRLLSNGKTDQAAAMVKTLMQQSPESTAVYAFYGRILVDRQDDAALAAWLASPPPGIDQQPEYWAAVGQWYQRHNKHSIAVRCFSEAVLRDDTDRHSYLAMARSLQAIDHTEEAAKVMQRYSLLDEVDLCVSAIKRTPDQIRRLPIALSALRRHDEAKAWCGLPEFSAARLPTPKPASDGADHFWVTCGIDPSRWPLPDINEPAISAPHSVAETPSSSAPIVLANVAERSQLDMQYLPGPAGTDLDRLLLHQTVGGGVAVLDYDLDGCPDLYFSQSGGAAFDPNGSAPNALFRNHDGKTFARVESLAQVDDRGYGQGVSAGDLNQDGFPDLLVANIGVNQWFINNGDGTFTRRSLSESNGSNRWTTSIACGDVTGDTLPDIVEANYIDDAAALVGQCWAVGGQGLCNPNRYNAATDRTMVATIDGNFKPLATESLDLAGYGFAIVIGNIDQQFGNDIFIANDTDPNHLWQSHPLDPSPTQYGLQQVGTLIGCGNGTTGNPNSCMGVAVGDFDRNGQLDLHVTNYTDESSDLFLQQSSRIFTNSAVQYGLEEATTPMVGWGTQASDFNADGWLDLAILNGHLYSALNDGTPYRMPPQIFRGGKDRFHEATTDSRDDSFWKTATVGRTLATTDWNRDGKTDLVAYNIDTPAALLENRSQGGHWLQLELVGTSSERSAVGAIITATCAGESWTRWVTSGDGFQCKNESILHVGLGQTEGDCRIDITWPSGNQQTFDRIPINQRYLAIENDPQLHSRDQDPGDQDPGDQDPGS from the coding sequence TTGCTTTTGCCTACACCTCGCTGCCGAATCGGCAAGTTGGCTTGCCTGTTCTTCGTCGTTTTCCCGCTTGCGCTGACCGGTTGTCGCGACCATTCCCACGCATCGTCCAACGAAGCGTTCGGCCCGGGAACCGTCGATATTGACCAGAATCTAGAGGCCGCGATCACCGCTTGGCGTTCCGGCGATCACCAGCAAGCTGGAAAGCGATTGAAACAGATTCTGATCGTTTCGCCCACGCATGCTGATGCGCTGTTCATGCTTGGACGAACGCAAGCAGCCCAGGGCAAAATTGAAACGGCGATCGACACGGTATCGGAGATTCCGCCGGGCAGATCCGAGGTCGCCATTGCGGCACTGGGGCAATCAGCGAACTGGTTCATCCAGCTAGGCCGCTACCAGGAAGCCGAGAGCCATTTACGAGCGTTGATCGAGGTCGATAACGATTCTTTTGTCGCTCATCGTCGACTGGCTGAACTGCTGAACAATCAAGGGCTGCGAAGCCAAGCGATTCCCCACATGCGGTCACTGGCGCGAATAGGTCAGCCCACCGAATACGAACTGTACGGGATGACGACGTTCCGCAATCCGTTCACGCATTTCATTGCCAGCGAAGGGAACGATGAAATCCGAACCGTCGGCTTGGGAATCGCCAGACGACTGCTTTCCAACGGAAAAACGGACCAGGCTGCCGCCATGGTCAAAACGCTGATGCAGCAGTCCCCCGAATCGACCGCCGTTTATGCGTTTTATGGACGGATCCTTGTCGACCGCCAGGACGACGCGGCATTGGCCGCCTGGCTGGCCTCGCCCCCACCAGGAATCGACCAACAGCCGGAATACTGGGCCGCGGTGGGCCAATGGTACCAACGTCACAACAAACACTCGATCGCAGTACGCTGTTTTTCAGAAGCGGTTTTGCGTGACGACACCGATCGCCATTCGTATCTTGCAATGGCTCGATCGTTGCAGGCCATCGACCACACCGAAGAAGCCGCGAAAGTGATGCAGCGATATTCGTTGCTAGACGAAGTCGACCTCTGCGTATCAGCGATCAAACGCACGCCCGATCAAATACGCCGATTGCCGATCGCGTTATCGGCTCTACGCCGCCATGATGAAGCGAAAGCGTGGTGTGGTCTACCAGAGTTTTCGGCAGCCAGACTGCCAACGCCGAAACCGGCCTCGGATGGGGCGGATCATTTCTGGGTCACCTGTGGGATCGATCCATCGCGATGGCCGTTACCCGACATCAACGAACCGGCAATTTCGGCTCCGCATTCGGTTGCCGAAACACCGTCGTCGTCCGCCCCGATCGTTCTTGCCAATGTTGCCGAACGTTCCCAACTGGACATGCAGTATTTGCCGGGGCCAGCCGGAACGGATCTCGATCGCCTGTTGCTGCACCAAACCGTTGGCGGTGGGGTGGCTGTCCTGGATTATGACCTGGATGGTTGTCCCGACCTGTATTTCAGTCAAAGCGGTGGGGCTGCCTTCGATCCGAACGGTTCCGCCCCCAATGCACTCTTTCGCAATCACGATGGCAAGACGTTTGCCCGGGTCGAATCATTGGCGCAGGTCGATGACCGTGGATATGGGCAGGGCGTCAGTGCGGGCGATTTGAATCAAGACGGATTCCCTGATCTGCTGGTCGCCAACATCGGCGTCAATCAATGGTTCATCAACAATGGCGACGGCACGTTCACACGCCGATCACTCAGCGAATCCAACGGCAGCAATCGCTGGACGACTTCCATCGCCTGCGGAGACGTTACCGGCGACACATTGCCGGACATCGTGGAAGCCAACTACATCGATGACGCGGCTGCGCTCGTCGGCCAATGCTGGGCGGTCGGAGGCCAGGGATTGTGCAACCCCAATCGTTACAACGCGGCCACCGACCGAACTATGGTCGCAACGATCGATGGCAACTTCAAGCCGTTAGCGACAGAGAGCCTCGATTTAGCCGGCTATGGATTCGCGATCGTGATTGGCAACATAGACCAACAATTTGGCAACGACATTTTCATCGCCAATGACACCGACCCCAACCATTTATGGCAGAGTCACCCACTTGATCCATCGCCGACCCAGTACGGGTTGCAGCAGGTCGGAACACTGATTGGTTGCGGCAATGGCACGACCGGCAATCCGAACAGTTGCATGGGCGTCGCGGTGGGCGACTTCGACCGGAACGGCCAGTTGGACTTGCATGTCACCAACTACACCGACGAATCGTCGGATCTGTTTCTTCAACAATCATCACGAATCTTCACCAACAGTGCGGTTCAGTATGGATTGGAAGAGGCAACCACACCAATGGTCGGATGGGGCACGCAGGCATCCGATTTCAACGCCGATGGATGGCTAGACTTGGCGATACTCAACGGGCACCTCTACAGCGCTCTGAACGACGGCACGCCGTATCGGATGCCGCCCCAAATTTTCCGCGGCGGGAAAGACAGATTCCACGAAGCAACCACAGATTCGCGAGACGATTCGTTTTGGAAAACGGCCACCGTGGGACGTACGTTGGCGACGACCGACTGGAATCGAGATGGCAAGACCGACCTCGTTGCGTACAACATCGACACGCCCGCCGCACTGTTGGAGAACCGATCCCAAGGTGGCCATTGGCTGCAGTTGGAATTGGTCGGTACGTCCAGTGAACGCAGTGCAGTCGGTGCCATCATCACCGCTACCTGTGCCGGCGAAAGCTGGACTCGTTGGGTGACATCGGGGGACGGATTCCAATGCAAAAACGAATCCATCCTGCATGTCGGACTAGGACAAACCGAGGGCGATTGCCGGATCGACATCACCTGGCCATCCGGGAACCAGCAAACATTCGACCGCATCCCGATCAACCAACGCTATCTGGCCATCGAGAACGATCCACAGCTGCACAGTCGTGATCAGGACCCAGGCGATCAAGACCCAGGCGATCAGGACCCAGGGAGCTAG
- a CDS encoding F0F1 ATP synthase subunit gamma, with protein sequence MSRTTASLKRQIGGATDLQSVVRTMKAMAASNIVQFESSVRALADYNRTVELALGVCLREVEFADPHPPPAGQNAANTTAAIVFGSDQGLVGQFNSIIAEQALQTLAPLPGKHLIWTVGERVHTSLADSESQLVGQFNVPSTVKAIAPLIGQLLVEYEAQTEQNTGNQLFLFYNRPTVGSLYEPVSQRLLPLDAPWRRQLCETPWPTKNLPQVLGNHLPTMRKLTGEYLFVSIFRACAESLASENASRLAAMQRADKNIEELLVKLNSSFHRQRQSSIDEELFDVVAGFEAFRS encoded by the coding sequence GTGAGCCGAACGACAGCTAGCCTGAAACGGCAGATTGGCGGAGCCACGGATCTGCAATCGGTGGTGCGTACGATGAAAGCGATGGCCGCATCCAACATCGTTCAGTTTGAAAGTTCGGTTCGCGCGTTGGCCGACTACAATCGCACCGTCGAACTGGCACTGGGGGTGTGCTTGCGAGAAGTGGAATTCGCCGATCCCCACCCCCCGCCGGCTGGGCAAAACGCCGCGAACACCACAGCCGCGATCGTATTTGGATCCGACCAAGGACTGGTCGGACAATTCAACTCCATCATTGCAGAGCAAGCTCTCCAAACGCTGGCACCGTTGCCTGGCAAGCACTTGATATGGACGGTCGGCGAACGCGTCCACACATCCCTAGCCGATTCAGAATCGCAGTTGGTCGGTCAATTCAATGTGCCAAGCACCGTCAAGGCAATCGCGCCGCTGATCGGCCAACTTCTAGTCGAATACGAGGCGCAAACGGAGCAAAACACGGGGAACCAACTGTTCCTGTTCTACAATCGCCCTACCGTCGGATCTCTATACGAACCCGTCAGCCAACGTCTTTTGCCACTGGACGCCCCATGGCGTCGACAGCTATGCGAGACTCCGTGGCCAACAAAGAATTTGCCACAGGTTTTGGGCAACCATCTACCAACGATGCGCAAACTGACCGGTGAATACCTGTTTGTATCCATATTCCGTGCCTGTGCCGAATCGTTGGCAAGCGAGAATGCAAGTCGATTGGCGGCGATGCAACGAGCCGACAAGAACATCGAAGAACTCCTTGTGAAACTCAACTCGTCCTTTCACCGCCAGCGACAAAGCAGCATCGACGAGGAACTGTTCGACGTCGTCGCAGGTTTCGAAGCATTTCGAAGTTGA
- a CDS encoding F0F1 ATP synthase subunit C: MDSMTWIAVTSIVIAGITTGFGTMGPALAEGRAVATALTSIAQQPDASPTITRTLFVGLAMIESTAIYCFVVSMILIFANPFWNHAIAQATGN, from the coding sequence ATGGACAGCATGACTTGGATCGCGGTGACATCGATTGTCATCGCAGGAATCACGACGGGATTTGGCACCATGGGGCCCGCTTTGGCCGAAGGCCGGGCGGTTGCCACTGCACTGACATCGATCGCTCAGCAACCCGACGCTTCGCCCACGATCACGCGAACGCTGTTTGTTGGTTTGGCAATGATCGAATCCACGGCAATCTATTGCTTCGTCGTGTCGATGATTTTGATCTTTGCCAACCCGTTTTGGAACCACGCCATTGCTCAAGCGACAGGAAATTAG
- a CDS encoding AtpZ/AtpI family protein: MNSEREPNPTHRASQASQSAKFASQVDQKAKRKIKAKRNRDTGVWFGLGMMGLIGWSVVLPTLAGTAVGMWLDHRFPRSQSWTLMLLVAGLLIGCFNAWMWVSKEDKAMHEEKEDDNE; encoded by the coding sequence ATGAATAGTGAACGCGAACCGAATCCAACGCACCGGGCCAGTCAAGCCAGTCAGTCTGCCAAGTTCGCATCCCAAGTGGACCAAAAAGCGAAACGCAAGATCAAGGCGAAACGAAATCGCGACACCGGCGTTTGGTTTGGACTAGGCATGATGGGGCTGATCGGTTGGTCGGTGGTGCTGCCGACGCTTGCCGGGACGGCCGTTGGCATGTGGCTAGACCACCGATTCCCACGCAGCCAGTCGTGGACACTGATGTTGTTGGTGGCGGGCCTGCTGATCGGTTGTTTCAATGCCTGGATGTGGGTTTCCAAAGAAGACAAAGCGATGCACGAAGAGAAAGAGGACGACAATGAATGA